A window of Pseudomonadota bacterium genomic DNA:
GGTGAGGGTTGCGCTTAGGGTCCGTCCAAGAATAGCTGGTCGAGACCGGCCGCGCAGCGTGGATGCGATTCGCCGGCGCGCCCGGAGGAAGAACCGCAGCAATGGCAGCGCTATTGCGAGGATTTTTGCGAGGATGAAAGCCGCGAGCGCGCCGCCCTGCACGACCGCAGCCGATCGAGTTGTTCTGGGACGGGCCCTTGGACCTCGGCTTCGCCTCGGAAAAGAGCTCGCAACGGCCTGCTTCTTGGCCCCGATCATAGCCGTGGCGGGCTGCAGGGGCTGGACCGCGGATCAGGCGCCCTTGGTCCCGATCCGCAACATGCATGATCAACAACGCTACGACGCGCAGCAGGCCAGCGAGTTCTTCGGCGACGGTCGCACCATGAGACCGGAGGTCGCTCACACGGTGCCACGCGAAGCGGAGCCAAACGAAGCCGTACGCACGGGGCTTTCGGCTCGCGACGGCGGCTACGCCCTCGCGATACCGGATGTCGTGGTGGAGCGGGCAGGGGGCCTGGAAGACCTGATGCGCCGGGGAGGCGATCGCTTCAACATCTACTGCGGGCCGTGTCACGATGGCTCGGGCAGCGGAAAGGGAACGGTCGTGCAGCGCAACGCAGGCATGCCTCCCCCGCCTACGTTTCACAATGATCGCATCCGCCACATGCCGGACGGTCAGCTCTTCAGCACCATCACCAACGGGATCCGAAACATGCCCGCCTATGGAACACAGATTCCGGTCGACGACCGATGGGCCATCGTCTCCTATGTCCGGGTCCTGCAGGTCAGCCAGGCGGCCAGGTAACACGAAGGCAAACCAGTGAGCGACGTCAAGAACCAAACGAGCTTTCGCATTCCGGAGGCTGGTTTTTGGGCCAGCGCTTGGAAGGTGGCCGCTGCGATCGGTGCTTTCGGCTTGGTTGTCGCGGGCGTTGGCTACGGCGTCGATCCAGAGCGTTTCGCGTTTTCGTACCTGTTCGCGTTCTGGCTGGCGTTGACGGTGGCCTTTGGCTCGATGTTCTTCGTGCTGATTCAGCACCTGACGGGAGCGGGATGGAGCGTGACCGTCAGGCGGACAGCCGAGTTTCTTACGCGTGGCGTCCCCGTGCTCATCGTACTTTTCCTGCCGGTAGCCGCATCGATGGACACGTTGTATCCTTGGTTGGAGCTCGACAAGGAACACGGTGTCGCGCACGCTCAAGAGCACGCAGCGCCTGAGGACGTGCACCCAGGCTCGGAGGGACACGCCGCCGCGCCGAGCCATGGTGGCGAGCACCACGACCCGGAGCATCTGGCGCATCACGCGATCATGGCCAAGAAGCACGCCTACCTGAACACCCCGTTCTTTGCAG
This region includes:
- a CDS encoding cytochrome c — encoded protein: MKAASAPPCTTAADRVVLGRALGPRLRLGKELATACFLAPIIAVAGCRGWTADQAPLVPIRNMHDQQRYDAQQASEFFGDGRTMRPEVAHTVPREAEPNEAVRTGLSARDGGYALAIPDVVVERAGGLEDLMRRGGDRFNIYCGPCHDGSGSGKGTVVQRNAGMPPPPTFHNDRIRHMPDGQLFSTITNGIRNMPAYGTQIPVDDRWAIVSYVRVLQVSQAAR